In Phaseolus vulgaris cultivar G19833 chromosome 7, P. vulgaris v2.0, whole genome shotgun sequence, the genomic stretch ttctatttgttgggcttgagctgaagcttgaacttctatttgggcttgggcttggactttttctatcatgggcttgggcctcttccatcaagtTTAGTCTCTTATGCATTTTTGTTCATTCTCAATGTTACATCTTTAATCAACCACAACTTTTCTTGATAGTGAGCATATGAGTGCACATGATGAAAAGGAAAAACGTGACAACTCAGAAGAAACAATATAGTTGTGTATTCTTTACATTCTATACTTTTTTGTGTGTCTCTTAATTCATAACATTTTTGTTATTAGACTAGTTTTTGTAATACATGAAAGTGTAGTCAACAAGTGCTgctttttccttcttcttttttaatttcatgaaaaaattcaataaattatcTATTTCGtaacatttaatttattattaaattattttattattataaatttatagttaattttaataaatacaaatacatctataataattataaaaataaaaaatgtgggtttttgaccatgatgggttttttttttatttttaccaaaatggggtccgtttaaaaaaaaattacaaatttatgcAAGTCATGTcaatttggcacgacttcatatgtacAACTCGTCCCAATTTGACACGACTCTGCCACTTCAtaatgaagtcgtgccaacttggcacgacttctgccacgtcataattttttttaaaaattttattgtttatatattgggtagtaagttatgtaatgttaaaaattaatttgatacataattttctaagagtgttagttttaaggaacaaaaaattggataattgtgtatcacaattattcattttttttttctgaagtaataattttttttatcacaattcAAATAATCCATTTTTTAAacctgtttatttttttaacgtcatttatattaaaatataaaaaggtataagtactgtaattattttgaaataattaaataatttaaaaataattatataaattttaaataattcaaataatataaataatttgtaattattttgaaataattaaataatttaaaaataattatatatccaattttttgttccttaaaactaacactcttagaaaattatgtatcaaattaatttttaacattacataacttactattcaatatataaataataaaatttttaaaaaaaattatgaagtgACAAAAGTcttgccaagttgacacgatttcagtatgacagggcagaagtcgtgtcaagttggcacgactttagtatgacatagAAGAGTGGTGTCAAATTGAAACGATTTGTGTATATGAAGTTGTGTCAAATtagcacgacttgcctaaatttgtaattttttttaaacggaccattttggtaaaaacgaaaaaaaaaactccgATCAAAAACCAAAAAATGTAGATGCACATGCGTTATTACACCTGTGTTTGCActaatttaaaagaataaagtTGCATTTAATTccattaaatttttatatgatGTTACTTTAATTAACTCTTAAGATATACattatactttatttaaaaaattagtaaaacTCAAAAACCTTATTTTAGTCGCTTCCATTCCCCTGTCCTCAAAGTAAAACTAAGTCTCATAGACACATACACATTACACATTGACTTAATTACGTAACTATGACTATCCAATTATTTCATTGATTCTTCGTATATATTGCCACACCCTCATTTTTAACCAAATGAGAAGATACAGATTTCATTTTTAACCAAATGAGAAGATATAGATTTCATACTAGACCTATTGGATATGGAAAATGATGTTTTGAACATTCTTGGAGTTATgtgatgaatttaaaaataataaatttataattaaatgatatgaaaaaaatattaaaataatagtattaaaatttgtaatgtAATTGTATTAAAATTAGATTATCAATGTATTATTATCCATTGgatatatatgaataaaaaaatcaattataaaataagCGTATGAGATATctgatataaatttttttttttcataaacttacataaaaaaaagttttttacGAAAGtagtcttatttttttttcataaattacaGTTGTAGGTGAAAAAAAGTTTTTTCTCGAAAACAGATATTTCGTATTTTATGTGGATGATTTTAAAATGAAAGTTGTATCTCATAAATATCCTTATATACgactttaattatattattaatatcctTCATACGAttttaattgtattattttacGTGAAATAAGACttatcatttttataaaataaatatttttagtcaaaatcataatttgggacaaaacaatTGCACTTAGTGCGAAAACCAAAGAAAAGGCTTTAAAAGTAAGAGGAATAAAATTAGAATAGAAACTTGTACGAGTGTGATgctaaaatagtaaaaaaaaaatattatctacaCTTCAAACACTTAAATGAGTATTTATGTCTTTGAACAGCCATATTTCTTGTCCATGAAACATTTAAGATTGACATTTTTACGTTCTAATATTTTGCTTTGAAGGTAATTATTTCCTAAGAGTGTTTATGGAGTTCATaaataacaaacaaaacaaagaaaaacgaACACGTACATAAACAACATACAAGTACTACACCGTACGTACTTGTGATTATTATTGAGTGCAtcatacatttatttattgctTATATAAGATAGAACGTCATTGATCCATGTATATGATCACACAACGTTTGCAATATACATGTCTTCTTTCGGCTCCTTCACCTCGTTGTTCTTCAAGCTTGAAGTGAAAGACCATGAGATAATggtatttttttgtttctccTCTCCAGTTGAAGCAGATAACCCTACTCTAACCCATTCAGGAAGCTCTGCATGTAAGTCAACATCATGGGAGAGAGTCACAACTTCCATCCCAGGATAAAACGTAGTAACAGTTAGTTTTTTAGAGGCAGAGTTATAGCTGATGCGTGCAGTGGCCGTTTTCCCATTTTGCCACTCCCACCTAGCAGTTTCCTTGGACTTAATAGAGTTCACATCGATTCCAATGTGTCTGTAATTTGGATCAATATTGGCATTAGGGAAGGTGTCAAATTCGACAGCAACAACTCTTGAGTCAGTATTGACATCACCAAAGCTTTGGTTTTCAGAGGTGGGGGAGTTTCTGAAAACGTTTGAGTAGAGTCCAAGGAATTTGCCCCAAGAATTTGGAGGGATGACAGTGTCATGTGGTGCAAGGAAGAAGGCAAAGCCATCAGCTGCATAATAAGGGTGAGGTGTTGAGATTTGAATGGTGAGATTAGTTTCAAAGCTTGACACTGCCATAGAGTTTTCCCAAAGATGAAATGGTGCAGAGAATAACACTCTTCCCACACTAGCACCCACAGGGTTTCCTCCACTGTCTAACTTAGTGAGTTGTAAGACATTGTTTGTAGAAGTGGCATCACCTTGGAAGATAAGATCTTTTTGGTCAAGATCAAACTTGGTAAAGTTAAAAGATAATGACTGTGCTGAATTCACCTTACTGGGGAACATGATAAAAAACATGGTCACAAAGACAAGCAGAGGAATTAGGAAAGAAGGTTTGTTGGTAGAGATAGCCATGGTGGTGTTGAATGCTATGAAGTTGGAATCTTGATAAGTCCATGCAAAACCTTCCCTATTTATAGGGAAAAAGTTATACTTTTTTTCACTCACTTCCATTTTGCAACtcttttaatgataaaatattatgtcaataaaaattaatataaactaaattttaaaataaaatagtagtATAATTGAGATCCATGCCAAGTGTCATTTGATATAAAGGACATTAATTGTATGATGGCCATATGGTCCTTCTTTCAAGTactcataattttattattatcaaacagtttttattatattttatctaaTCCGAGTTTATCATATATTAATAGTTCAGTAACCAATTTTATTGTGATTTAAGTCATTATTATATATCAAATAtgaaaactaatataaaaagaATAGTAATTTCAAGTGTATATCATAAAACACAGAAAAGAATTAAGAATTGCCATTAAATATAACAAGATATAGCTAAATTATCGTTattcttccaaaa encodes the following:
- the LOC137828384 gene encoding flt3 receptor-interacting lectin-like, with product MAISTNKPSFLIPLLVFVTMFFIMFPSKVNSAQSLSFNFTKFDLDQKDLIFQGDATSTNNVLQLTKLDSGGNPVGASVGRVLFSAPFHLWENSMAVSSFETNLTIQISTPHPYYAADGFAFFLAPHDTVIPPNSWGKFLGLYSNVFRNSPTSENQSFGDVNTDSRVVAVEFDTFPNANIDPNYRHIGIDVNSIKSKETARWEWQNGKTATARISYNSASKKLTVTTFYPGMEVVTLSHDVDLHAELPEWVRVGLSASTGEEKQKNTIISWSFTSSLKNNEVKEPKEDMYIANVV